From Ornithorhynchus anatinus isolate Pmale09 unplaced genomic scaffold, mOrnAna1.pri.v4 scaffold_80_arrow_ctg1, whole genome shotgun sequence, a single genomic window includes:
- the ORNANAV1R3059 gene encoding vomeronasal 1 receptor ornAnaV1R3059, with amino-acid sequence MNATELSFGIVILLQFSIGVSVNLFLLLFYIHMVSTTHKLSSSDLILAHLALANTITLLSRGIPETMSAWGMRNFLNDVGCKILIYFYRVARGLSICTVCLLSVFQAITISPSTFRWSGVKAKLPKFILPSCVLSWILNMLIDFDILMYTSGPQNSSSARIILDLKYCSRVSVSAETTLVIAVVPSLRDLFFVGLMSVASGYMVFVLQRHHRQVQHLHGPSHSPRMMPEVRAAKRVIALATLYVLLYGRQSLMLSALLSIKEKSPLLVNSHLVFILTFSVISPFLIIHSDRRMRAFWKRESPVPNVDPF; translated from the coding sequence ATGAATGCCACCGAGCTCTCTTTTGGAATAGTGATTCTTTTACAGTTCAGCATTGGGGTCTCAGTGAATTTATTTCTTCTCTTATTTTATATCCACATGGTCTCTACCACCCACAAACTCAGCTCCTCAGACTTGATCCTTGCTCACTTAGCCTTGGCCAACACCATAACTCTTCTCTCCAGGGGAATCCCAGAGACCATGTCAGCTTGGGGAATGAGAAATTTCCTTAATGATGTTGGATGTAAAATCCTGATTTACTTTTATCGAGTTGCCCGGGGCCTTTCCATATGTACTGTCTGCCTCCTGAGtgtcttccaggccatcaccatcagtcccagtaCTTTCAGATGGTCAGGAGTCAAAGCCAAATTACCCAagttcatcctcccctcctgtgtcctctcctggatcctcaATATGCTGATCGATTTTGATATATTGATGTACACGTCAGGCCCCCAGAACAGCAGCAGTGCGCGCATCATACTGGATCTCAAATACTGTTCAAGAGTCAGTGTGAGTGCAGAAACGACCTTGGTAATTGCTGTTGTGCCTTCCCTCCGGGACCTGTTCTTTGTGGGACTCATGAGTGTGGCCAGTggttacatggtgtttgtcctgcagaGGCATCACAGGCAGGTCCAGCACCTTCATGGGCCCAGTCACTCTCCCAGGATGATGCCAGAGGTCAGAGCAGCCAAGAGGGTCATTGCCCTGGCCACTCTCTATGTTCTCCTCTATGGGCGGCAGTCCCTCATgttgagtgctttactaagcaTAAAAGAAAAGTCTCCTCTCCTGGTGAATAGCCATTTAGTTTTTATACTCACTTTCTCTGTCATTAGCCCATTTCTGATTATTCACAGTGACAGGAGAATGAGGGCATTCTGGAAAAGAGAATCTCCTGTTCCCAATGTGGATCCCTTCTAA